The Streptomyces sp. DG1A-41 genomic sequence CCTACTACTTCTCGACGCCGTTCCACTACAACAGCCTGCCCGAACCCGCCGTGCACGGGGTCCGGACGAGCGGTGACGGCCGTGTCCACTTCGAACTCCTGCGCCCCGCGCAGGACCCGTGGGACGTGCCGGTGCCCGTCCTGGGTGACCACGGCACGCCCCTGCGGCAACGGGCGCACGAGCCCGCTCACGGCGTCGGGTAAGGAGCACCGAGGTGGCACAGGCCGACCGTCGAGGGCCCGACCGGGACGGACCGCTCCTCAGTCAGCGCGCCGCGATCGTCTTCCTGCTGGCAGCACTGGTCGGCATAGGTGCCACTGTTCTGGCGGTGCTGGCCGGCAATGTGTGGCCGGTCGCGGTGAGCGTCGGAGCCGGGGTGGTGGCCCCGGCCGTCCTGTTCTTCAACCAGATCATCGACTAGACGAGCGGATCCCGATGCCTCGCCACGGGATCCGCCGGCCCAGTCCCCCCGCTACGGCATCTTGTCCCCGAGCAGCGCCAGGTTCTCGATCGCGGCGAGGCCGTACAGCGAGGTGTCGTTCGTGGACACCCAGGGCGCCTCACTGCCCGGCACCAGCGTGAGCGGGCCGCCGAGCTTCTCGGTCTTCCAGGGCGCCGACTCCTTGTAGCCGTCGGAGTTGTAGAACTTGTCCCACGCGCGCTTGGCGAGCTTCTCGTCGCCGGTCTGGACGGCGGCGTAGGCGTCGAGGCGCGAGTGGCCCTGGAAGAGGATCAGCGAACCGAAGTTGCTGCCGTAGCGGGCCGCCTGTTCGGCCTTGGTTGCGTTGAAGTAACGGCAGTAGTCGAGGTACGCCTCCTTGAACTTCGGCACGTCGACGAGGTCGATGAGCTCGGCGCACAGCTCGTTGAGGCCGAAGACGGCCGACAGGTGCGAGACCTCGACCTTGGGCTTGTCGGCGACGGCGAACTTGCCGGTGTCCAGGTCGTACAGGCCGCTGCCCTGGACGAAGCCGTTGGGCTGGGCGGCGATGGTCTCCATGGTGGACAGCACACGCGCGCGGGCCTTCTCCCACTTGGGGCCCTTGCGCTCCCACTCCGTCAGCCACGCCGAGACCAGGCCGCTCCAGTCGGTGCCGAAGCCGATCGACAGGGCGTGCCGGTCCGGCGTGTACGGCTCGGTGCGGATCTTGCGCAGCGGGTCGAGGGCGAGGAACGTCTCGTCGGAGTCGACGTTGGCGTGCATGAGGTCGCCGACGCGTTCGTCCGCCGTGAGGAAGTAGTAGTAGCGCCGGTACGTGGTGTTGGCGATGCGCTGCTGCTTGGCGCTGTCGGCGAAGTGCTGCACGCCGTGCCGGGTGCCGAGGCCCGCCCACTTGCCCAGGTGGTAGACGTCTACCTCCCCGGTGTGCCGCGTCATGGCCTCGGCGAAGCGGAAGATGTCGGCGCGGCCGCTTCTCAGGTACGCGTACCAGAGCCACAGGTCCGGCGACAGCTCGGAGTTGTCCCAGGCGTAGCCGCCGACGTCGTAGCGCCACTGGTGCCGGACGGTGTCGTAGGTGTGCATGATGTCGCCGTAGTCCCAGAAGCCGTACCAACGGCGCATCTCCACCTGGTCCTTGTAGTAGGTGAAGAGGAAGTCGAGGTGGTCCTCGATCTTGGCCTTGGCGGGGGTGGAACGGTCGGGTTCGGCGTACAGGCCTTTGCCGAAGACGCCCGCCTTGATCATCTGCTTGGGCGGGGCGGCGAGCTGCGGGAGCACCCGGACGGCCTCGACCTGCTCGGCGAGCCGCTCGGCGCTCGGGGTGGACTCGTTGGCCCAGAAGAGCAGTTCGGAGGTGCGTGCGATGCCGTAGGGGGTGCCGAACCCGGGCTCGTAGTCCTCGTAGGTGATGTTGAGGCCCTCGATCTGCTCGGGGAAGGTGTCCTGGCCCATGCCGTCGTGATAGAAGCGCATGTCCATGGGCTGCGCCTCGGGGGACCAGAGCCAGAGGGTGACCTCGGCCTCCTCCGTGTGGGCGTCCCGGATGTCGAGCTGGGCGGGGAACTTCTCCCAGAAGTCGCGCAGGCCGAAGGAGAATCCGCCGCTCACCCCGCCGACGTACCCGAAGCCGGAGGCGCGCCGACCGCCGCCCGCCGCGATCCAGCCGTAGCCCTTCTTGGTGCGCTTGCGCAGGGTGAAGCCGTCGGCGGACAGCTGGGAGAGGGTGTAGTCGCCCCACTCGGGGATGTACTGGAGCCGGGTGGTGACCCGCTGGTCCCAGGTGGCCGGGTCGGGCAGCTTCTTCCCTTCGTACTGCGCCGCCTGAACGGCCGCGCCCGGGTCCCGCCGCAGGCCGGTGATGCCCTTGACGGCCTCACGCAGCAGGCCGGTGCCCTCGCCGCCGATACGGATGTGCCGGTCGTACGCGGCGTCCCGCATCGGCACCTGGAAGCGCACGCCGAGCCCGCGGATGAAGTCGCCGCTCGCCTTCCCGGGCTCCTGCTTGCCGTCGTAGGTGATGGTGTGGACCATGCGGAACGACTCGGCGCCCGCGTAGAAGTAGAGCCTGATGGAGAAGGGCAGCCAGCTGCGGCCGCCCTTGCGGTGCTTGCCGTCGACGCGGACGACCGCGCGGACCGGGCCCTCCTGCTCGACGGTGACCTTGTCGACGGCGCCGTCGAAGCGCTCGGTCTTGACCGCGCCCTGGTCCTCGTCCTCGATCTCGGGCTGGCGGATCAGCACGAGACGGCCGTTCCTGGCGATCTCCGTGGAGCCACGACTGACCGATTTGACGATCGTGGAGCCGGACTTGCCGATCTTCGCGGTGATGACGCCGGTGGAGATGTCGATGGTGCCGCCGCTCTTGTCGACGGTGACCTTCTTCTGTGGTGCGGCGGGCGTCCCGGCGGTGAGGGTGAGCTTGCCGTCGCCCGAACCGACCGCGTGGGCGGTCCACTTGAGGGAGCCGTCGGGCCAGTAGGCGATCGGCCACGACTGCACGGG encodes the following:
- a CDS encoding Tat pathway signal sequence domain protein, coding for MSPIPRRNLLKAAAVAGAAAQFSWALGTQDAQAAPRAEPADADPVTLDWLEDGGLGAAPGSTVGVPWPKGAYRKDQSFALTDANGKAVPVQSWPIAYWPDGSLKWTAHAVGSGDGKLTLTAGTPAAPQKKVTVDKSGGTIDISTGVITAKIGKSGSTIVKSVSRGSTEIARNGRLVLIRQPEIEDEDQGAVKTERFDGAVDKVTVEQEGPVRAVVRVDGKHRKGGRSWLPFSIRLYFYAGAESFRMVHTITYDGKQEPGKASGDFIRGLGVRFQVPMRDAAYDRHIRIGGEGTGLLREAVKGITGLRRDPGAAVQAAQYEGKKLPDPATWDQRVTTRLQYIPEWGDYTLSQLSADGFTLRKRTKKGYGWIAAGGGRRASGFGYVGGVSGGFSFGLRDFWEKFPAQLDIRDAHTEEAEVTLWLWSPEAQPMDMRFYHDGMGQDTFPEQIEGLNITYEDYEPGFGTPYGIARTSELLFWANESTPSAERLAEQVEAVRVLPQLAAPPKQMIKAGVFGKGLYAEPDRSTPAKAKIEDHLDFLFTYYKDQVEMRRWYGFWDYGDIMHTYDTVRHQWRYDVGGYAWDNSELSPDLWLWYAYLRSGRADIFRFAEAMTRHTGEVDVYHLGKWAGLGTRHGVQHFADSAKQQRIANTTYRRYYYFLTADERVGDLMHANVDSDETFLALDPLRKIRTEPYTPDRHALSIGFGTDWSGLVSAWLTEWERKGPKWEKARARVLSTMETIAAQPNGFVQGSGLYDLDTGKFAVADKPKVEVSHLSAVFGLNELCAELIDLVDVPKFKEAYLDYCRYFNATKAEQAARYGSNFGSLILFQGHSRLDAYAAVQTGDEKLAKRAWDKFYNSDGYKESAPWKTEKLGGPLTLVPGSEAPWVSTNDTSLYGLAAIENLALLGDKMP